Below is a window of Edaphobacter dinghuensis DNA.
CTTGTTCTTCTTGATTGGCCCACCGATGATCCCACCAAACTGGTTGTATACAAGCTTCGGAACTGTAGCCGCGAAGTAGTTACGCGCTGCGCCCATCCCCGAGCCACGGTAAAACTCAAAGGCGTTGCCGTGATACTTATTCGTGCCCGACTTCAGCGTCGCCGTGATAATGCCGCCCGCCATGCGACCATACTGCGCCGGAATTCCATTTGTAATCACCGCGAACTCCTGGATAGCATCCAGATTTGGCGCAATCACCGACGAGCCGCGGCGCGGATCAGTGATCGACGTCCCATCCAGCGTCACCTCGTTGGTGCGTGCACGGCCACCGCTCAACCGCGGCTGGCTGTCCGAACTCGTTCCGTTGCTCACCGCCGACTGCTGCACACCAGGCGTCAGCAGCGCCAGCGAGAAGGCCGACCGACCGTTCAAGGGAAGCTGCTTGATCGTGCCTTCCTCGATCACCGAACCCACAACCGTATCCTCCGTTCGAAGCGGTGAGGGCTCCGCCAAAACTTCCACCGTCGACGTGATGCCCCCCACCGACAACGGCATATTCAGCGAGATCGCGTCGCCCACATGAACCACGACGCCCACGTGCTTCGTATCGGTAAAGCCTGCATCGTGCGTAACAATGTCATAGGTGCCAGGTCTCAGGTTAGGCAGAACATACACGCCGTCCTTGTTCGTCAGAACCTTTTGCACAATTCCGGTCGTCATCTCACTCGCAGTCACCTCTGCTCCCGTAATGGCTGCGCCGCTACCGTCCGTAACGATCCCCTGAATGGATCCATAGACGCTTTGCCCCCTACTGGCGAGCTCTCCTGCCAAGCACACAAGCATTAAGAGGAGAATCGAGATGGTTGCTTTCTTCATGATTTTTCCCTTTCGCATAAGGCCTCATTTAAGCCAAGCGAATCCTAGCACCTATGTATTCAAACTGTCTACAAATAAATACAAGTAAAAAATATATGACTACTAATAGTCGACAATCATATTTGAAATCATTTCGGGATGATGGATCACGCGCAGATCTGCGAAGGGGAAGGTAAAAAGGAGAGAACGTCAGCCGGTGGGCTCTCAGCTTAGAGAGATGTTCGGCTTATAGATCTCCATGTAGTTAGGCATATTGTTCTTCATGGAAATCTCACGCTTGTGTCGATCAAACTCCTCCAGGCGTTCTCGCTGGCTTTCCTGCAGATGCATGGAGAGGATACGGGTGGTGGCGGCGACATCCTGACGCTCGATCGCTTCCAGCAATTCCTTGTGCTGCTGATAAATCCGCTCGAGGTCAGCGACACTGTGCCCCTTATGGCGCATGAGGAAGACGCGCATCAGAACCCGGGTCTCGCTGACGACCTTGTGAATGCGGACGTTCTGGGAGAGACCAATGAGGAGTGCGTGGAAGCTGAAGTCGGTCGCGATGAAGCGATGCATGCCTTCGACGTCCAATGCGGTCTTGCCTGATTTTTCGAGCTCTTCCTTGAGGTCGAGAACAGCCTGAACTAGCTGATGAAGTCGCTCGCGTTCTTCAGACTGAGGGAGCCCCAGGCGGGCAACCTTACTGAATGCATAGGTTTCAAGGGCTTCCCGCAATTCGCAGAGATCGAGAACATCTTCGCGGGTGAACTCAACGACAAAGATCCCGCCGTGCGTCTGTTCGAGCAAACCCTCGGCGACGAGTTGACTAATAGCCTCGCGGACGGGAGTGCGACTGCTGCCAAGTTCACGCGCGAGTTCAAGTTCGGAGAGAGCACTTCTCGCTTTAAGCTCGCCTTCTGTAATTTTGCGATGGATATAAAGATAGGCTCGCTGGCGTACCGACGAGGATGGCGATGCGTCAGGAAGCTTCCTTCTTCTGCCCATAACAAGAACATCATATCAGTGGAGTCAGTACAAATACAGAATAAAATCGGGTATTTAGGAGGCGGAGATAATACTTTGTTTCACTGTAATTTATTTTATAGTCGACATATAGGCGACTATATGGATACACTTGTGCAATCCCGAGAGGGTTCATATCTTCTCGGGTCAGAGCAATAGAGCCGACGACTCTGGTTCGATACACCGCACGACGCCTGACGCTTCTATTGTCTGGATTGACTGAATGAAGTTTTGAGATAACGAACGTTCGCAGGAGAACTTATGAAGGATTTATCTGTTCATGGCGTTTTTGCCGCTTTGCTCTTATCCCGAAACAGAGACGGATCTCTGGTTGAATCGGCTCTTGGCGACCAGCTTGATTTTCTTCTCTCTCGCGGCGTTCGCAACTTCGCCCTCAATGGAGCGACCAGCGAATACTGCCAGACGAATCCCGCCGAGCTTAGGCGTTCTCTACAGATTGTCAAAGCCACCCTCCCTTCCGACGCTTCCCTTCTCTGTGGAGTGGGCGGCGCCTGCCTCAGGGACACGCTTGCGCTGGGAGAGATCGCCATCCGAGCCGACGTGCTTGGACTTCTCGTACCCGCACCGCACTTCTTTCCATACGCTCAGGGAGATCTCATTGCATTCGTCGAGGCGGTTGCCATGCGGCTTCCTCTCCCGCAGCTTCTATACAATCTTCCGCAGTTCACCACTGGCTTCGAACCAGCTACTACCCTCGACCTGATCCGCCGCTGCAGCAATGTCATTGGCATGAAAGATAGCAGCGGTTCCCTCAAAACTCTCCGCCTGCTCGCCCGCGAGTCCATCGATACTTCCCGAATCATTGGCAACGATGGTGTTCTCGCCCAGGGACTCATCGAGGGCATCTGCGACGGCGTCGTCTCTGGTGTGGCCTGCGTTCTACCCGAGATCATCCAGCCGCTCTTTGCCCATCCTCCTGCTAGTCCCGCTTTTCTATCCGCCGCAGACAGTCTCCGGGAGGTCATCTCCCACATCGACGTTCTACCTGCTCCGTGGGGGCTCAAGGTCATCGCCGAAGAGCGCGGCATCGCGCAAGCCGTCTACCCTCTTCCTCTGTCACGTGAACGAGAGCTGCAGATTCAGTCCATCCGTGAATGGCTTCGCCAGTGGCTTCCTCACATTGAAGAGCTGCAATCTGCACTGCACGCTCGACCGACAAACTGATCTGCCCTTGTCGCACGTCGGCATGTACGCTCCCATCTGCGGAACCAGCCTCCAGAGCTGATCTACGAATCCAGATATATTCGGCACAATAGACATCACATTCAATCATGAGGGAGAAGAGGGATCAGACAGCATATACCAAAGCGTTATAAGTGGTACCTCATCGCAATGCTCTGGCTCGTCTGCTTCCTCAACTACTCGGATCGCCAAGCCATCTTCGCTCTTTTTCCGCTTCTCCGTGTCCAGTTCCACCTCTCTAACGTGCAGCTTGCGCTCATCGGCTCCTCCTTCATGTGGGCCTACGCCATCTTCGGCCCTGTTGCTGGGTGGCTCGGCGACCGTCTCTCGCGCAAATGGCTCATCCTGGCCGGACTCATCTTTTGGCTCTTCGTCACCACCACCACCATCCTGGCCCACCAGTTCTGGCAGCTCGCCGTCCTCCGCAGCCTCAACGGAATCGCCGAGGCGATCTACTTTCCCGCGGCGATGTCGCTCATCAGCAGCTATCACGACGCAACAACTCGCTCGCGCGCCATGTCCTTGCATCAGTCCGCCGTCTACGCAGGAACCATCGCAGGTGGCGTCGTCGCCTCTTGGCTTGGGGAGCACTTCGGCTGGCGCTCCAACTTTATTTGCTTCGGCGCACTCGGCTTTCTGTTGTGCATCATCCTCATCCTTTTTCTGCAAGAGCCTGTCTCCGACCTGTCTCCCAACCACGACACCAGCACCGGTAAAACAAAGGTTCCGAATCCCTCTCTCAGTAAAATTACCAAGGAGATCCTCGGCGCTCCCCCCGTGCTTCGTCTCATCATCGCCTTTATCGGCGCCAACTTCGTCGCGATGATCTTCATGGTGTGGCTGCCGACCTTTCTCTACGGCAAGTTCCATATGAGCCTCGCCATGGCCGGTATGAACGCGACCATCTACCTGCAGATCGCCTCTGTCTTCGGGGTCCTCACCGGCGGCGTTCTTGCTGACTCTCTCGTCACCCGGGATGGCGGAGGTCGCATGCGTACCCAGGCATTCGGTCTGTTGGTTGGTATGCCCTTCCTCTTCCTCGCCGGCCGAACCTCTTCTTTTGGATGGCTTATCTTCGGTATGATCGGTTTCGGTTTCGCAAAAGGCATCTACGAATCCAATATCTGGGCCTCCCTCCACGACGTTGTTAACCCACAACAGCGAGCTACCGCGGTCGGGGTCATGAATTCTCTCGGCTGGCTTGGTGGTGGCTTCGCCCCTATCGCGTTCGCCTTCGGGGCTCAGCATTTCGGCATGGGAGACTGCCTTAGCTCTACATCTCTTATCTATGGATGCGTCGCGGGGCTTCTCTTATGGAATGCAAAATGGCATGGAAGAGATCGTCGGTTCGATCCCGATTAGGTCCACCAGATAATCCATTGAATATATAGCTTTACAAAGTCGCTCGGTTGATCGCTGAATCGAAGAGGGGCCGAAAGTCCTGAAAATTCTTCATTTCCAAGTTCCAGTAGCGACATCATTATTAACTACTTTTGTGTTCGAGCCCCGCTTCTGCTGTGCTCTACGGTCAGTGGTGGTTCGACTGAGATGCGGTCGGAAAAATCTTGCCCTGTAATTAGCACCCGATGATTTTGACTATTACCACCTTGTTGCACATTAAGGTTAAGGTCGGGCTTTGGAGATAAGACGGCGGTGAACCTCACATCGGCACCTTGTTTGCGCACAAGGACGAACGACACAGGCTTCTTTAGATTGTGACCAGGCGCCTCGCCACGCATCAATTCCTGATTTGTGTCTGCCGGAATCGTCAGCTCCATCACCGCCGTATTTGAAGGATTGTCCGCGGCTTCGTCTGCGGAGAGATTTCGTGAACGTATGGACGCAACAGGGCTGTTGGGATTCGATTCCTCGCTCGCTTGTTCATTGGAGTAGTCCACAAAGCGAGCTATTAATGGCCCTCCGTCAACCGATCTCCACACATCCTTTAACAAGCCGTATCCGTTTTTCGCGGGCAGGTCGGTCACCTTTTGAGTGAAGGCAGGTTTTGCGATCTCAAGTGTGCCGGCATCGTGATATATCCAGTCGACAGTATGGAACGTGGAGGAGTGGACATGATCGGCAATCAGGCAATAGTTCGGCGTGAGCACAATGCTTCTGTCAAAGAACACACCCGGATAGATTGAGCCTGCATCCATCGTAATTGTGGTCCAATTCGGATTAGTCTTCCAGGAGATAAGTCTCCCCGTAGCGGCAGACTGGCGCTGTTCATCCACGGAGACGGTGTTGTGAGCGATGGTCATCGAATCCCATAGTTGATGGAGCGGAAGCCCATACAGTTGAGTGCCGGGGTCGATT
It encodes the following:
- a CDS encoding GntR family transcriptional regulator; translation: MGRRRKLPDASPSSSVRQRAYLYIHRKITEGELKARSALSELELARELGSSRTPVREAISQLVAEGLLEQTHGGIFVVEFTREDVLDLCELREALETYAFSKVARLGLPQSEERERLHQLVQAVLDLKEELEKSGKTALDVEGMHRFIATDFSFHALLIGLSQNVRIHKVVSETRVLMRVFLMRHKGHSVADLERIYQQHKELLEAIERQDVAATTRILSMHLQESQRERLEEFDRHKREISMKNNMPNYMEIYKPNISLS
- a CDS encoding dihydrodipicolinate synthase family protein; amino-acid sequence: MKDLSVHGVFAALLLSRNRDGSLVESALGDQLDFLLSRGVRNFALNGATSEYCQTNPAELRRSLQIVKATLPSDASLLCGVGGACLRDTLALGEIAIRADVLGLLVPAPHFFPYAQGDLIAFVEAVAMRLPLPQLLYNLPQFTTGFEPATTLDLIRRCSNVIGMKDSSGSLKTLRLLARESIDTSRIIGNDGVLAQGLIEGICDGVVSGVACVLPEIIQPLFAHPPASPAFLSAADSLREVISHIDVLPAPWGLKVIAEERGIAQAVYPLPLSRERELQIQSIREWLRQWLPHIEELQSALHARPTN
- a CDS encoding MFS transporter — its product is MLWLVCFLNYSDRQAIFALFPLLRVQFHLSNVQLALIGSSFMWAYAIFGPVAGWLGDRLSRKWLILAGLIFWLFVTTTTILAHQFWQLAVLRSLNGIAEAIYFPAAMSLISSYHDATTRSRAMSLHQSAVYAGTIAGGVVASWLGEHFGWRSNFICFGALGFLLCIILILFLQEPVSDLSPNHDTSTGKTKVPNPSLSKITKEILGAPPVLRLIIAFIGANFVAMIFMVWLPTFLYGKFHMSLAMAGMNATIYLQIASVFGVLTGGVLADSLVTRDGGGRMRTQAFGLLVGMPFLFLAGRTSSFGWLIFGMIGFGFAKGIYESNIWASLHDVVNPQQRATAVGVMNSLGWLGGGFAPIAFAFGAQHFGMGDCLSSTSLIYGCVAGLLLWNAKWHGRDRRFDPD